The following coding sequences lie in one Halorarum halophilum genomic window:
- a CDS encoding NAD-dependent succinate-semialdehyde dehydrogenase: MESVNPATGETLETYEEPTGADVDAALEAATDAFGSWSETPIQHRRTLLADAADVLRDRVDEYADLMVREMGKPVAQARSEVEKCAWVCDYYAERAEEQLSDEVIGSDAAAHTLVSYEPIGPVLAIMPWNFPFWQVFRFAAPNLAAGNVGLLKHASNVPGCALAIEEVFRDAGFPEDTFQSLLVGSDTVEDVIADDRLRGVTLTGSEGAGRAVAGQAGGELKKTVLELGGSDPFVVLDDAPMEHTLEKAVQARTQNNGQSCIAAKRFIVHDDAYDEFVDGFVDRMDDLSVGDPADEDTDVGPQARQGLMEDLHDQVERSVDAGAEVATGGEPLDLEGPFYPPTVLIDVPRDAAAATEETFGPVAAVFRVEDEAEAIELANDTDFGLGASVWTENLERGERVAREFEAGCCFVNELVKSDPRLPFGGVKNSGYGRELSEHGIREFVNRKTVWVQHGEGSSDLGSVQE; this comes from the coding sequence ATGGAGAGTGTGAACCCCGCGACTGGCGAGACGCTCGAAACCTACGAGGAGCCGACCGGCGCCGACGTGGACGCAGCGCTCGAGGCGGCGACCGACGCGTTCGGCTCGTGGTCGGAAACCCCCATCCAGCACCGACGAACGCTGCTCGCCGACGCGGCCGACGTCCTCCGCGACCGGGTCGACGAGTACGCCGACCTCATGGTGCGCGAGATGGGCAAACCAGTGGCGCAGGCGCGCTCCGAGGTCGAGAAATGCGCGTGGGTCTGCGACTACTACGCCGAACGTGCGGAGGAACAGCTCTCGGACGAGGTCATCGGCAGCGACGCGGCCGCCCACACGCTCGTCTCTTACGAGCCCATCGGGCCGGTGCTCGCCATCATGCCGTGGAACTTCCCGTTCTGGCAGGTGTTCCGCTTCGCCGCGCCGAACCTCGCCGCCGGCAACGTCGGCCTGCTGAAACACGCCTCGAACGTCCCGGGCTGCGCGCTCGCGATCGAGGAGGTGTTCCGCGACGCGGGCTTCCCGGAGGACACCTTCCAGAGCCTGCTCGTCGGGTCGGACACGGTCGAGGACGTGATCGCCGACGACCGCCTCCGCGGGGTCACGCTCACCGGGAGCGAGGGCGCCGGTCGCGCCGTCGCGGGGCAGGCGGGGGGCGAACTGAAGAAGACCGTGCTCGAACTCGGCGGGAGCGACCCGTTCGTCGTCCTCGACGACGCGCCGATGGAGCACACCCTGGAGAAGGCGGTCCAGGCGCGGACCCAGAACAACGGCCAGTCGTGCATCGCGGCGAAGCGGTTCATCGTCCACGACGACGCCTACGACGAGTTCGTCGACGGCTTCGTCGACCGGATGGACGACCTGTCGGTCGGCGACCCGGCCGACGAGGACACCGACGTCGGCCCGCAGGCGAGGCAGGGGCTCATGGAGGACCTGCACGACCAGGTCGAGCGCTCGGTCGACGCCGGCGCCGAGGTCGCGACCGGCGGCGAACCCCTCGACCTGGAGGGCCCGTTCTACCCGCCGACGGTGCTGATCGACGTCCCGCGCGACGCGGCGGCGGCCACCGAGGAGACGTTCGGGCCGGTCGCAGCGGTGTTCCGCGTCGAGGACGAGGCGGAGGCGATCGAACTCGCGAACGACACCGACTTCGGACTGGGGGCGAGCGTCTGGACCGAGAACCTCGAACGTGGCGAGCGCGTCGCCCGCGAGTTCGAGGCGGGCTGTTGTTTCGTCAACGAGCTCGTGAAGTCGGACCCGCGGCTCCCGTTCGGCGGCGTGAAGAACTCCGGGTACGGACGCGAGCTCTCCGAGCACGGCATCAGGGAGTTCGTGAACCGGAAGACCGTCTGGGTCCAGCACGGGGAGGGGAGCTCGGACCTCGGCTCCGTCCAGGAATGA
- a CDS encoding phosphopantetheine adenylyltransferase, whose amino-acid sequence MRVAVAGTFGPLHDGHRALFRAALERGDEGVVVGLSSDEFARESRRPNPRPIPPYEERERRVESVLEELDERNRMVEIRRFTDGHGFADDDPSLDALVVSPETDDEVAAINRQRTDRGMEPLEPIVVPHEYAEDGEPISSTRIVNGEIDEHGNLRE is encoded by the coding sequence ATGCGAGTCGCCGTCGCCGGCACGTTCGGCCCGCTTCACGACGGGCACCGGGCGCTGTTCAGAGCGGCACTGGAACGCGGCGACGAGGGTGTGGTCGTCGGGCTCAGTAGCGACGAGTTCGCGCGGGAGTCACGGCGGCCCAATCCACGACCGATCCCCCCGTACGAGGAGCGCGAACGGCGCGTGGAGTCGGTGCTCGAGGAACTCGACGAGCGGAACCGGATGGTCGAGATTCGGCGATTCACCGACGGACACGGGTTCGCGGACGACGACCCCTCGCTGGACGCGCTGGTCGTCTCGCCCGAGACCGACGACGAGGTCGCCGCGATCAATCGCCAGCGGACCGACCGGGGGATGGAACCGCTCGAACCGATCGTCGTTCCGCACGAGTACGCCGAGGACGGCGAGCCCATCTCGTCGACGCGCATCGTGAACGGGGAGATCGACGAACACGGAAACCTGCGCGAGTAA
- a CDS encoding zinc metalloprotease, with protein sequence MSRLSFSPTEGRDLLFAWLALGVAFALFFEGGGQSVVDDLSSGNVGPLVTAFVVSLVTAGVGFLLHELAHKVVAVRFGQQAAFRADYGMLFLAVVSAMAGFLFAAPGAVHHRGRITPREHGLIALAGPAVNVVLGALFLPVLIVSTGMGLPTLSRVGSYGVAVNFFLAAFNLIPFGPLDGATVRKWSTPIWLVCFLVSAALAVFLGLGAL encoded by the coding sequence GTGAGCCGGCTCTCCTTCTCGCCGACCGAGGGGCGCGACCTCCTGTTCGCCTGGCTCGCGCTCGGCGTCGCCTTCGCGCTGTTCTTCGAGGGCGGCGGCCAGTCGGTCGTCGACGACCTGTCCTCGGGGAACGTCGGCCCGCTCGTGACGGCGTTCGTCGTGAGCCTGGTCACGGCCGGCGTGGGGTTCCTGCTCCACGAACTCGCGCACAAGGTCGTCGCCGTTCGGTTCGGCCAGCAGGCGGCGTTCCGCGCGGACTACGGGATGCTCTTCCTCGCGGTGGTGTCGGCGATGGCGGGCTTCCTCTTCGCGGCCCCCGGCGCGGTCCACCACCGGGGCCGCATCACGCCCCGCGAACACGGCCTCATCGCGCTCGCTGGCCCCGCCGTCAACGTCGTGCTCGGCGCGCTGTTCCTCCCCGTGCTGATCGTCAGCACGGGGATGGGGCTCCCGACGCTCTCGCGCGTCGGCTCGTACGGGGTCGCGGTGAACTTCTTCCTCGCGGCGTTCAACCTGATCCCGTTCGGGCCGCTCGACGGCGCGACCGTCCGGAAGTGGAGCACCCCGATCTGGCTGGTCTGTTTCCTCGTCAGCGCCGCCCTCGCGGTGTTCCTGGGCCTCGGCGCGCTGTAA
- a CDS encoding TraB/GumN family protein, translated as MNDDSDDGVPGPPQPSGARGDGSVRVVGTAHVSAESVDEVEAVIDEERPDVVAVELDEGRYRQMKGETPDDLDPGDLLQGNTVFQFLAYWMLSYVQTRMGDRFDIEPGAEMLAAVEAAEDLGLDVALVDRDIQTTIQRFWARMSLMEKARMVGALAFGVTDPRIAGVAVGVIAGVLLGPAIALFGGAVGITDAILARVTTGALVGVSVGALVSTLAAESDLRSVSGTAGGALVGSVAGSAVFLTGVGVGTVTGFLSPFVVGAVGSLVLGLLVGVGIGLLAALVMGATGIGLASEADVDDLEGFDPAELTDADVVTAMMEEFRQFSPGGAEALIDERDAFIAHQLVSLREAGFSVVAVVGAGHREGIERYLADPASLPPMESLTGTAKSGGVPWGKVIGYGVTVAFLGFFLLLAMAGVRNEQLLTLFAAWFLINGAFAAGLARLAGARWTSAGVGGLVAWMTSINPALAPGWFTGYMELRHLTVNVADIGRLNELLDDETRPVGDILADMLDVPLFKLIVIVAATNIGSIVATVLFGLYVLPQFFGASDASVTQLMLEGARESARILWATARGVLA; from the coding sequence ATGAACGACGACTCCGACGACGGCGTTCCCGGACCGCCCCAGCCCTCCGGGGCCCGGGGCGACGGGAGCGTCCGCGTCGTCGGGACCGCCCACGTCTCCGCCGAGTCGGTCGACGAGGTCGAGGCGGTCATCGACGAGGAGCGGCCCGACGTCGTCGCCGTTGAACTCGACGAGGGTCGCTACCGGCAGATGAAGGGCGAGACGCCCGACGACCTCGACCCGGGCGACCTGCTGCAGGGCAACACGGTCTTCCAGTTCCTTGCCTACTGGATGCTGTCGTACGTGCAGACGCGGATGGGCGATCGGTTCGACATCGAACCCGGCGCCGAGATGCTGGCCGCAGTCGAGGCCGCCGAGGACCTCGGACTCGACGTGGCGCTGGTCGACCGCGACATCCAGACCACCATCCAGCGGTTCTGGGCGCGGATGTCCCTCATGGAGAAGGCGCGGATGGTCGGCGCCCTGGCGTTCGGCGTCACCGACCCGCGCATCGCCGGGGTGGCGGTCGGGGTGATCGCGGGCGTCCTGCTCGGCCCGGCGATCGCGCTCTTCGGCGGCGCGGTCGGGATCACCGACGCGATCCTCGCCAGGGTGACGACCGGCGCACTGGTCGGCGTCTCCGTCGGGGCGCTGGTCAGCACCCTCGCCGCGGAGTCCGACCTGCGTTCGGTCTCGGGCACAGCCGGCGGGGCGCTCGTCGGCTCGGTCGCCGGGTCGGCGGTCTTCCTCACCGGCGTCGGCGTCGGGACGGTCACCGGGTTCCTCTCCCCGTTCGTCGTCGGCGCGGTCGGGAGCCTCGTACTGGGGCTGCTCGTCGGCGTCGGCATCGGGCTGCTCGCCGCGCTGGTCATGGGTGCGACGGGAATCGGGCTCGCCAGCGAGGCGGACGTCGACGATCTCGAGGGGTTCGACCCGGCCGAACTCACCGACGCCGACGTCGTGACCGCGATGATGGAGGAGTTCCGGCAGTTCTCCCCCGGCGGCGCGGAGGCGCTCATCGACGAACGCGACGCCTTCATCGCCCACCAGCTCGTGAGCCTCCGCGAGGCCGGCTTCTCGGTCGTCGCAGTCGTCGGCGCCGGCCACCGCGAGGGCATCGAGCGATACCTCGCCGATCCGGCGAGCCTCCCCCCGATGGAGTCGCTCACCGGGACCGCGAAGTCGGGCGGCGTCCCCTGGGGGAAGGTGATCGGCTACGGCGTCACCGTCGCGTTCCTCGGCTTCTTCCTCCTGCTGGCGATGGCTGGCGTGCGGAACGAACAGCTCCTGACGCTGTTCGCCGCGTGGTTCCTCATCAACGGCGCCTTCGCGGCCGGGCTCGCCAGGCTGGCGGGCGCCCGCTGGACGTCCGCGGGCGTCGGCGGGCTGGTTGCCTGGATGACCTCCATCAACCCGGCGCTCGCGCCGGGGTGGTTCACCGGCTACATGGAACTTCGCCACCTGACGGTGAACGTCGCGGACATCGGCCGGCTGAACGAGCTGCTCGACGACGAGACGCGCCCCGTCGGCGACATCCTGGCCGACATGCTCGACGTGCCGCTGTTCAAGCTCATCGTGATCGTCGCGGCGACCAACATCGGGAGCATCGTCGCCACCGTCCTGTTCGGGCTGTACGTGCTGCCGCAGTTCTTCGGCGCCTCGGACGCGAGCGTCACGCAGCTCATGCTGGAGGGCGCCCGAGAGAGCGCCCGCATCCTGTGGGCGACCGCCCGGGGGGTCCTCGCGTGA
- a CDS encoding glycerate kinase type-2 family protein, translated as MIQNRDAYATTPARETALACVEAGIRAAMPDRAVERALSLSGDTLHVADATYDLSSFDRVLVVGGGKASARLTGALVDLLGDRIDDGVVLVPESDAGAAGPVTLGAGGHPTPTEEGVAATRRALDLVRDADERTLVLAPVTGGGSALFAAPAPGVSLAAVQSVTRDLLDAGAAIDEVNAVRTAVSAVKGGRLAAEAAPATVVGLLLSDVVGDDPAVVASGPTVAAESTPGEARWVLNEYGVAADEIREFLSDAEPGPVPDDLAFDRVRTVVLADATTALEAARETAVERGYDSRIVSPDVTGESSDRGREGSALALDVLACGDGPAVLLSGGETTVTVRGNGRGGPNCEYALAGAIHLAEVEDDTAAGDQVPGERVAVAAVDTDGLDGSSDAAGALVDGTTVDDPDAAHDALADNDALGYLEERGALRTGPTGTNVNDLRAWVVEGDADGGTGDGSRTGTR; from the coding sequence ATGATCCAGAACCGCGACGCGTACGCGACGACGCCGGCCCGGGAGACGGCCCTCGCCTGCGTCGAGGCCGGAATCCGCGCGGCGATGCCCGACCGGGCGGTCGAGCGCGCCCTCTCGCTGTCGGGCGACACGCTCCACGTCGCCGACGCGACCTACGACCTCTCCTCGTTCGACCGGGTCCTCGTGGTCGGCGGCGGCAAGGCGTCGGCACGGCTCACCGGGGCGCTCGTCGACCTGCTCGGCGACAGAATCGACGACGGCGTGGTGCTCGTGCCCGAATCCGACGCCGGCGCGGCCGGCCCCGTCACCCTCGGAGCCGGGGGCCACCCGACGCCGACCGAGGAGGGCGTGGCCGCAACCCGCCGGGCGCTCGACCTCGTCCGAGACGCCGACGAGCGGACGCTCGTCCTCGCGCCCGTCACCGGCGGCGGGAGCGCGCTGTTCGCCGCGCCGGCGCCGGGCGTGTCGCTCGCGGCCGTGCAGTCGGTCACGCGGGACCTCCTCGACGCCGGCGCCGCCATCGACGAGGTGAACGCGGTCCGGACGGCCGTCTCGGCGGTGAAGGGCGGCCGACTCGCGGCCGAGGCGGCGCCGGCGACCGTGGTCGGCCTCCTGCTGAGCGACGTGGTCGGCGACGACCCGGCCGTCGTCGCTAGCGGGCCGACCGTGGCCGCAGAGTCGACGCCCGGGGAGGCGCGCTGGGTGCTGAACGAGTACGGCGTCGCGGCCGACGAGATCCGCGAGTTCCTCTCCGACGCCGAACCCGGGCCGGTTCCCGACGACCTGGCGTTCGACCGCGTCCGCACGGTCGTCCTCGCGGACGCAACGACCGCGCTTGAGGCCGCGCGGGAGACCGCCGTCGAGCGTGGGTACGATTCTCGAATCGTCTCCCCGGACGTCACCGGCGAGTCGAGCGACCGAGGTCGCGAGGGGTCGGCGCTCGCGCTGGACGTCCTCGCGTGCGGCGACGGTCCCGCCGTGCTGCTCTCGGGCGGCGAGACGACCGTGACCGTCCGCGGCAACGGGCGCGGCGGGCCGAACTGCGAGTACGCGCTGGCCGGGGCCATCCACCTCGCGGAGGTCGAAGACGACACGGCCGCCGGCGACCAGGTTCCCGGCGAACGGGTAGCGGTCGCTGCCGTCGACACGGACGGCCTCGACGGGTCCAGCGACGCGGCAGGCGCCCTCGTGGATGGGACGACCGTGGACGACCCGGACGCGGCCCACGACGCGCTCGCGGACAACGACGCCCTGGGCTACCTCGAGGAGCGCGGCGCGCTCCGAACCGGCCCGACTGGGACGAACGTGAACGACCTCCGTGCGTGGGTAGTCGAGGGCGACGCGGACGGGGGAACCGGCGACGGATCCCGGACGGGTACGCGGTAG
- a CDS encoding bifunctional nuclease family protein — MNHEAEVAGIGVGVGPDGEEVPAVVLKVRGEYLPIFVTRDQAQSIRLAMDGGTFERPLTHDLLVEILTEFGGAVDSVRIDDITDGTFYGKVDAERYEDGEPEKFVFDARPSDAIALATRFECPILVSDEVVDAAGQSPESIEMSGPDEFGDDDPGL, encoded by the coding sequence ATGAACCACGAGGCGGAGGTCGCCGGCATCGGCGTGGGCGTGGGCCCGGACGGCGAGGAGGTTCCCGCGGTCGTCCTCAAGGTACGCGGGGAGTACCTCCCGATCTTCGTGACGCGCGACCAGGCGCAGTCGATCCGTCTCGCCATGGACGGCGGCACCTTCGAGCGACCGCTCACGCACGACCTGCTCGTGGAGATACTCACCGAGTTCGGCGGCGCCGTCGACTCGGTCCGCATCGACGACATCACCGACGGGACGTTCTACGGCAAGGTGGACGCCGAACGCTACGAGGACGGGGAACCGGAGAAGTTCGTCTTCGACGCGCGGCCGAGCGACGCCATCGCGCTGGCGACGCGGTTCGAGTGCCCCATCCTCGTGAGCGACGAGGTGGTCGACGCGGCGGGCCAGTCGCCCGAGTCCATCGAGATGAGCGGCCCCGACGAATTCGGCGACGACGACCCGGGGCTGTAG
- a CDS encoding methyl-accepting chemotaxis protein, which translates to MSDTQRGASAEGPRGERGPTADGAERLAEEYIDRADPDGETERHRLEAEFWRTLFDGLVAELPESALVVDGGGRITHWNRAHEEMVGIAEEEAVGNNAHEVLGTEGAEETLAEEVARIGETIAEDDVREIPGSDKALQVYAVPLQAPDGRSAGAFSVAADVTDHVRRQRDLERLQTRVSGEVHARTEELAEAVDEVAAFTDDADQFAAEQADRMREVADEMTAQSATVQEIAASAEQVSGASDRTRALVDDGDDAATEANEAMDGVDEATDEVAAAVDDLTDRADEVGEVVELIDGIADQTNMLALNASIEAARAGEAGEGFAVVADEVKSLAEESSDHAERIETLIGDMQDRSHETARLLDATTDEVATAIDRIGGVTEALASISEAVDETAGGAAQVAEATDDQAASAEEVAAMVETAVEEIETLEGRLDAVAETAADGRQRVREVEASVEELRAE; encoded by the coding sequence ATGTCCGATACGCAACGGGGAGCGTCGGCGGAGGGACCCCGCGGTGAACGGGGACCGACAGCCGACGGCGCCGAACGACTCGCGGAGGAGTACATCGACCGCGCCGACCCGGACGGGGAGACCGAACGGCACCGGCTCGAGGCCGAGTTCTGGCGGACGCTGTTCGACGGCCTGGTCGCGGAGCTGCCGGAGAGCGCGCTCGTCGTCGACGGGGGCGGGCGGATCACCCACTGGAATCGGGCCCACGAGGAGATGGTGGGGATCGCCGAGGAGGAGGCCGTCGGCAACAACGCCCACGAGGTGCTCGGCACGGAGGGTGCCGAGGAGACGCTCGCCGAGGAGGTCGCGCGGATCGGCGAGACGATCGCCGAGGACGACGTCCGCGAGATACCCGGGAGCGACAAGGCGCTCCAGGTGTACGCTGTGCCGCTCCAGGCGCCCGACGGGAGATCGGCGGGGGCGTTCTCCGTCGCCGCGGACGTCACCGACCACGTCCGCCGCCAGCGCGACCTCGAACGGCTCCAGACCAGGGTGAGCGGGGAGGTGCACGCTCGAACCGAGGAACTCGCGGAGGCGGTCGACGAGGTCGCGGCGTTCACCGACGACGCCGACCAGTTCGCCGCCGAGCAGGCCGACCGGATGCGCGAGGTCGCCGACGAGATGACCGCGCAGAGCGCGACGGTCCAGGAGATCGCGGCGAGCGCCGAGCAGGTGAGCGGGGCGAGCGACCGGACGCGCGCGCTCGTGGACGACGGCGACGACGCCGCGACCGAGGCGAACGAGGCGATGGACGGCGTCGACGAGGCGACCGACGAGGTCGCCGCGGCGGTCGACGACCTCACGGACCGCGCCGACGAGGTCGGCGAGGTGGTCGAACTCATCGACGGCATCGCCGACCAGACGAACATGCTCGCGCTCAACGCCAGCATCGAGGCCGCCCGTGCGGGCGAGGCGGGTGAGGGGTTCGCGGTCGTCGCAGACGAGGTGAAATCGCTGGCAGAGGAGAGCAGCGACCACGCCGAGCGCATCGAGACCCTCATCGGGGACATGCAGGACCGAAGCCACGAGACGGCCCGCCTGCTCGACGCGACGACCGACGAGGTGGCGACCGCCATCGACCGGATCGGCGGCGTGACCGAGGCGCTCGCGAGCATCTCGGAGGCGGTCGACGAGACGGCCGGGGGCGCCGCGCAGGTCGCGGAGGCGACCGACGACCAGGCCGCCTCGGCCGAGGAGGTCGCCGCGATGGTCGAGACGGCCGTCGAGGAGATCGAGACGCTCGAGGGGCGACTCGACGCGGTCGCCGAGACGGCCGCCGACGGCAGACAGCGGGTCCGCGAGGTCGAGGCGAGCGTCGAGGAACTGCGGGCGGAGTGA
- a CDS encoding acyl-CoA thioesterase, which produces MTELLLPNDTNNLGRALGGAVLHWMDICGAIAGMRFASQQVVTASMDHVDFISPIDLGEVAVVEGYVFNTGRTSVDVKVDVRAENPRTGEERETTSSFFTFVALDGDGRPTPVPELSCPTAEEEALREEAVEERREQLANVAERFG; this is translated from the coding sequence ATGACCGAACTCCTCCTGCCGAACGACACCAACAACCTCGGCCGCGCGCTGGGGGGCGCCGTGCTCCACTGGATGGACATCTGCGGCGCCATCGCCGGGATGCGGTTCGCCTCCCAACAGGTGGTGACGGCGTCGATGGACCACGTGGACTTCATCTCGCCCATCGACCTCGGGGAGGTGGCCGTCGTGGAGGGCTACGTGTTCAACACCGGCCGGACGAGCGTGGACGTGAAGGTCGACGTGCGGGCGGAGAACCCGCGGACCGGCGAGGAGCGCGAGACCACGTCCTCCTTCTTCACCTTCGTCGCGCTGGACGGGGACGGTCGACCGACGCCCGTTCCGGAACTGTCGTGTCCCACGGCCGAGGAGGAGGCGCTGCGCGAGGAGGCCGTCGAGGAGCGGCGGGAGCAGTTGGCGAACGTCGCCGAGCGGTTCGGCTGA
- a CDS encoding methyl-accepting chemotaxis protein has protein sequence MVALPDSIRGSYLRKFAVMTLATLVVVAGAGVVLQGQVAADLRENTHDQYRTSVEQNAAEVSGWAEMHEETARLLSERAANYDDVEVKTMLSMEQGRLPDDVVALHYVDSSTMEVLESSSETAVGTTLDVEAWENADEGDAGGLTSVSPTGAITSKAYESDGRTLVAFGSWVPGTKESIVVTVRASSQTDVLLGGDDGTVTRVVDRHDGAIHLASDESLLGSSYGMGLDSSAMQHAAAGESGAHDMDERGTVMAYAPVEGTDWVVVTTVPQSKAYALASDVRRDMYVLVGLAMAGFLVIGATMGRSTGRTLSDLADRATALARGEDDDIERTDRVDEVGQVHDAVVDVSEYLSTAASQADAVARSEFDAAVLDEDVPGSLGESLAAMRADLDRLITEMEATTEELERSAESYSAKLERAADGDLTVRLAEDADNEAMRDVATAVNATLADLESTVGRVDTVAHDVADSSTDARDGTAEVERASREVAESTEEISAGAAEQSDHLAEVSGEMATLSAAVEEVAATADEVAEQSETAAQTGERGVALADEAVAEMAAIEDASEETAEVVRGLEEEVQEIGEIVELIDGIAEQTNTLALNASIEAARAGAEGDGFAVVADEVKSLATDTREATKRISSRIERVQASTDDAVTDIERMRGRVEDGTDTIEAGLGSMGEVVDAIERANDGVQSISATADDQATSAEEVVAMADEVATVSEQTAAEAGNVSAAAEEQTASLNQVSSEVSRLSERAAELIDLTAAFEADASDADRVATGGPVDGSGIDGTDGTDGTESSFSFDSSRSVASTDDD, from the coding sequence ATGGTAGCTCTCCCAGATTCGATACGCGGTTCATACCTGCGGAAGTTCGCGGTGATGACGCTCGCGACGCTCGTCGTCGTGGCGGGCGCGGGTGTCGTCCTACAGGGGCAGGTGGCGGCCGACCTCCGCGAGAACACCCACGACCAGTACCGCACGTCGGTCGAACAGAACGCCGCGGAGGTGAGCGGGTGGGCCGAGATGCACGAGGAGACGGCCCGGTTGCTCTCCGAGCGCGCGGCGAACTACGACGACGTCGAGGTGAAGACGATGCTGAGCATGGAGCAGGGACGCCTCCCCGACGACGTCGTCGCGCTCCACTACGTCGACAGTTCGACGATGGAGGTGCTCGAGAGTTCCAGCGAGACGGCGGTCGGGACGACCCTCGACGTCGAGGCGTGGGAGAACGCCGACGAGGGCGACGCCGGCGGGCTGACGAGCGTCTCGCCCACCGGCGCGATTACCTCCAAGGCGTACGAGTCCGACGGGCGGACGCTCGTCGCGTTCGGAAGCTGGGTGCCGGGCACGAAGGAGTCGATCGTGGTGACTGTGCGCGCGTCCTCGCAGACGGACGTCCTCCTCGGCGGCGACGACGGGACGGTCACCCGGGTCGTCGACCGGCACGACGGGGCGATCCACCTCGCGTCCGACGAGTCGCTCCTCGGCTCGTCGTACGGGATGGGGCTGGACTCCTCCGCCATGCAGCACGCCGCCGCCGGCGAATCCGGCGCACACGACATGGACGAACGGGGTACCGTGATGGCGTACGCGCCCGTCGAGGGGACCGACTGGGTCGTCGTCACGACGGTCCCGCAGTCGAAGGCGTACGCGCTGGCGTCGGACGTGCGACGCGACATGTACGTGCTCGTGGGGCTCGCGATGGCCGGCTTCCTCGTCATCGGCGCCACGATGGGGCGCTCGACCGGCCGGACGCTCAGCGATCTCGCGGATCGGGCGACGGCGCTCGCCCGCGGCGAGGACGACGACATCGAGCGCACGGACCGCGTCGACGAGGTCGGCCAGGTCCACGACGCCGTCGTGGACGTGAGCGAGTACCTCTCGACCGCGGCGTCGCAGGCCGACGCGGTGGCCCGAAGCGAGTTCGACGCCGCGGTTCTCGACGAGGACGTCCCCGGGTCGCTGGGCGAATCACTCGCCGCCATGCGCGCCGACCTCGACCGCCTCATCACCGAGATGGAGGCGACGACCGAGGAACTCGAACGGAGCGCGGAGTCGTACAGCGCGAAACTGGAGCGGGCCGCCGACGGCGACCTGACCGTCCGACTCGCGGAGGACGCCGACAACGAGGCGATGCGCGACGTCGCCACCGCGGTGAACGCCACGCTCGCGGACCTCGAATCGACGGTCGGGCGGGTGGACACGGTCGCCCACGACGTCGCCGACTCGAGCACCGACGCCCGCGACGGGACGGCGGAGGTCGAGCGCGCGAGCCGGGAGGTGGCCGAGTCGACCGAGGAGATCTCCGCCGGGGCGGCCGAGCAGTCCGACCACCTCGCGGAGGTGAGCGGCGAGATGGCGACGCTCTCGGCCGCGGTCGAGGAGGTCGCCGCGACGGCCGACGAGGTCGCGGAGCAGTCCGAGACCGCGGCACAGACCGGCGAGCGCGGGGTCGCGCTGGCCGACGAGGCGGTCGCCGAGATGGCGGCCATCGAGGACGCCAGCGAGGAGACCGCGGAGGTCGTCCGCGGGCTGGAGGAGGAGGTCCAGGAGATCGGCGAGATCGTCGAACTCATCGACGGAATCGCGGAGCAGACGAACACGCTGGCGCTCAACGCGAGCATCGAGGCCGCCCGCGCCGGCGCCGAGGGTGACGGCTTCGCGGTCGTCGCCGACGAGGTGAAGTCGCTGGCGACGGACACGCGCGAGGCGACGAAGCGGATCTCGAGCCGGATCGAGCGCGTCCAGGCGTCGACTGACGACGCGGTGACGGACATCGAGCGCATGCGCGGGCGTGTCGAGGACGGTACAGACACGATCGAGGCCGGCCTCGGCTCGATGGGCGAGGTGGTCGACGCGATCGAGCGGGCGAACGACGGCGTCCAGTCCATCAGCGCCACGGCCGACGACCAGGCGACCTCTGCCGAGGAGGTCGTGGCGATGGCCGACGAGGTAGCGACGGTGAGCGAGCAGACCGCGGCGGAGGCCGGGAACGTCTCGGCGGCCGCCGAGGAACAGACCGCCTCGCTGAACCAGGTGAGCTCGGAGGTCTCGCGTCTCTCGGAGCGCGCGGCGGAGCTCATCGACCTCACCGCCGCGTTCGAGGCGGACGCGTCCGACGCCGATCGGGTCGCTACCGGCGGCCCCGTCGACGGGTCCGGGATCGACGGAACTGACGGGACCGACGGGACCGAGTCGAGCTTCTCGTTCGACTCCTCCCGGAGCGTCGCGTCCACCGACGACGACTGA